A region from the Dendropsophus ebraccatus isolate aDenEbr1 chromosome 1, aDenEbr1.pat, whole genome shotgun sequence genome encodes:
- the LOC138784828 gene encoding uncharacterized protein produces MSASGSSGKRKSYTVEYKKAIVEESWGKNLVEFCKNKMLDHRLVQKWRAEYTNLSEKVESGMAKKRKIGCGRQPMYTELESLVCEWVADRRAKTLVVTRAQIQEYALAVAPQFDISPEQFKASQHWVDNFLERNDLSLRRATTLFRLEDAEVVKRAFAYKKFVDDIDFSKYSLCNMIAMDETAVFMGQAAQTTIDQRGASSVYVPSTAYESARVTCILAIRLDGTKVTPLLIAKGKKEKIERFSGIYVLETEKAWATQAAIRKWLDVMLPLVMRGNKRGMLIWDAASTHRAKTMKSFLHERRIDQIMIPAGMTAYLQTLDIAINKPFKDHLRAEINDYIENRMERNVRGNFVKPRLPEIVNWVKNSWDKITDTCIANALRAGYLDKTCSFQDSAIATHERYGPIIQQKIESQENPQEPQSVDIYDDVPEDDDMVPSSGCSEGCSIGFRKAAVQGKPPCCYACVPCLQREISNQTDSLSCFRCPWDQWPNPEKSKCLLKPIQFLSYEDILGASLCATSIMSSIVPAFILGLFFHHHTTPLVKASNYSLSCLLLMSLSLCFFCSLGFIGYPDHDKCLLRQVSFGLVFTLCVSCILAKTIMVVFAFMATRPGSRLRKWTTPRVSYSIISICFLLQLLLCITWMSVAPPFPQYNTEDRPELIIADCNNGSPIAFWAMLGYLFLLATISFIVAFLARKLPDSFNEAQYITFSMLAFLCVWISFIPAYLSAQGKYTVTMELFAILVSSWALLICMFFPKCFILLFRPEMNSREHLMLRNNKGKEITNRL; encoded by the exons ATGAGCGCTTCCGGTTCCAGTGGTAAAAGGAAGAGCTACACCGTGGAGTATAAAAAAGCGATTGTCGAAGAATCTTGGGGCAAAAATTTAGTGGAGTTCTGCAAGAATAAAATGTTGGATCACCGACTGGTCCAAAAATGGCGTGCAGAATACACTAACCTGAGTGAAAAAGTGGAGAGCGGAATGGCTAAAAAGCGCAAGATTGGATGTGGCCGTCAgccaatgtatacagagctggaaaGCCTGGTCTGTGAGTGGGTTGCGGACAGGAGAGCAAAGACATTGGTGGTGACCAGGGCTCAGATTCAGGAATATGCTCTTGCAGTGGCACCACAGTTTGACATTTCCCCTGAACAATTCAAGGCATCACAGCACTGGGTGGATAACTTTCTTGAACGCAATGACCTGTCATTGAGAAGAGCAACAACCCTCTTTAGGCTGGAAGATGCTGAGGTCGTTAAACGTGCATTTGCCTACAAGAAGTTTGTAGATGACATTGACTTCTCTAAGTACAGTCTGTGTAACATGATCGCCATGGATGAAACTGCCGTGTTTATGGGCCAAGCAGCTCAAACCACCATTGATCAACGAGGTGCCTCCTCAGTGTACGTTCCCTCCACCGCTTATGAAAGTGCACGTGTCACCTGCATATTGGCGATTCGTCTGGATGGCACTAAAGTAACACCGCTACTCATTGCAAAGGGCAAGAAGGAGAAGATTGAGCGGTTTTCTGGCATTTATGTGCTGGAAACTGAAAAAGCCTGGGCCACACAAGCTGCTATAAGGAAGTGGCTTGATGTAATGCTGCCGCTTGTTATGAGAGGGAACAAAAGAGGGATGCTGATCTGGGATGCAGCCAGCACACACCGCGCCAAAACCATGAAAAGCTTCCTTCATGAGCGGAGAATCGACCAAATCATGATTCCTGCAGGGATGACTGCTTATCTTCAGACTCTGGATATCGCCATTAACAAGCCGTTCAAGGACCATCTTCGTGCGGAAATCAATGACTACATTGAAAACCGAATGGAGAGGAATGTACGTGGGAACTTTGTAAAGCCCAGACTGCCAGAAATTGTGAATTGGGTGAAGAATTCATGGGATAAGATCACTGACACGTGCATTGCAAATGCACTGCGAGCTGGCTACCTGGACAAGACCTGCTCATTTCAGGACAGTGCCATTGCTACTCATGAGAGATATGGGCCAATCATTCAGCAGAAAATAGAGTCCCAAGAAAATCCACAGGAACCTCAGAGTGTGGATATTTATGATGATGTTCCTGAAGATGATGACATG GTCCCTTCCTCAGGTTGTAGTGAAGGCTGCAGCATAGGATTCAGGAAAGCCGCTGTGCAAGGGAAGCCGCCATGTTGTTATGCCTGTGTTCCATGTCTACAAAGGGAGATCTCAAATCAGACAG ATTCCTTAAGCTGCTTTCGATGTCCGTGGGACCAATGGCCCAATCCTGAAAAATCCAAGTGTCTTCTCAAACCTATACAGTTCCTGTCTTATGAAGATATATTAGGAGCCAGCTTATGTGCTACCAGCATCATGTCCTCAATTGTCCCAGCTTTTATCTTGGGACTTTTCTTCCATCACCACACCACTCCACTTGTGAAAGCCAGCAACTACTCCCTAAGCTGTCTTCTCCTGATGTCCCTCAGTCTCTGCTTCTTCTGCTCTTTAGGATTTATCGGTTACCCTGATCATGATAAATGTCTTCTACGTCAGGTGTCTTTCGGTCTGGTCTTCACGCTCTGTGTTTCATGTATATTGGCCAAGACAATCATGGTGGTTTTTGCTTTCATGGCCACTAGACCTGGAAGTAGACTAAGAAAATGGACGACCCCAAGAGTCTCCTACTCAATCATTTCTATCTGTTTCCTTCTACAATTATTATTGTGTATCACATGGATGTCAGTAGCTCCTCCATTCCCACAATATAACACAGAAGATAGACCAGAACTTATCATTGCTGACTGTAATAATGGGTCACCCATCGCCTTCTGGGCCATGCTGGGATATCTCTTCCTTCTGGCTACTATTAGTTTTATAGTGGCCTTCTTGGCTAGAAAACTTCCAGATAGTTTTAATGAGGCCCAGTATATAACATTTAGTATGTTGGCCTTCCTGTGTGTATGGATATCTTTTATTCCAGCCTATCTTAGTGCCCAGGGCAAATATACAGTCACCATGGAGCTATTCGCCATCCTGGTATCTAGTTGGGCATTGCtgatttgtatgttttttcctaaatgttttattttacttttcagACCAGAGATGAATTCTAGAGAACATCTCATGCTGAGAAATAATAAGGGTAAAGAAATAACAAACAGATTGTAG